The region CACTAGTTCTTCAGGGTTGCCTGTTTGTCCGANNNNNNNNNNNNNNNNNNNNNNNNNNNNNNNNNNNNNNNNNNNNNNNNNNNNNNNNNNNNNNNNNNNNNNNNNNNNNNNNNNNNNNNNNNNNNNNNNNNNGTGAGACGTAGTTGAGGGGCGATCGGTGCGTCCCCAAGCTAACAATGCTGTTGCAACGGATTGACGGGCAATCAGGGCTAAAGCTAGATTTGAACAGCAACCGCTGAACAGCACCGTTAGCTGGCTTCGTTTGGGGGTGGTGACAGTAGCTGGAAGTTACTGATTGGAATTTGAGATTGTGCTATTTTGGGCTTGTCGATAGACTGCATATTGAGTTTTTTAGAAAGTGTCTAGAAATCGAAATCATAGAAATCATCAAAACGAGTTGTGGAAAGCTCTAGATAGGCTAGCTGGGTTTGCCTCTATGGTTGTTGTAGCTGCCTTAACCTATCTATATTTCCAGATTCCGTTTTGGAATTTTCTACCTGAGCAAGCTCGTGAATTTTTGATGGCTTTAATAACAAACGTCATCCCTGTTTATATTCTCTTTGCAGTCTCATACTTTTTATTTCGTCAGGTTCAATGGATTCGCAGTAATCAAGATACAGAGGTTTTTGCAAAAAATATTGCTCATGAAGTAACTACTTTGCTACAAGAAGAACATGCAATTACTGCAAACCAATACAGCAGGGCAGCTACAGGATTAGAACAGATTAAGTCCAGGGACGAAATCACTACTGCAAATATTCAGTTAATAGGTGAGGCAAGGCAAAATATTATTTCGTTCTCTGGTGATCTCTCTTGGACAACGAAGTGTCATCAAGCCCTAATAAGTGCGGTATCCCAAAATGTTTCTATAAGAATACTTTGTAAAGATCCTTTCAGTGAGGAGAGCAAAAGACATATTGAAAGATATTTCCGGCAACCAGGAATAGAGATCAAATATTATCCAGTTGGTTTTGATCCTGATATCCGTGGTCTGATGATTGACACATCAACAGCCAAGAAAGCAATTTTTGTTGAGAAAGTTCATAAGTCTCTTGGTGATAACTATCAGAGTTTAGGAGTTATCGGGGACTCCCCAAATTATGAGTATTGGGGTAAGAGACTAAACGCAGAAAATGATATGGCTATAGTTTCGCCTTTAGCAAAGTTATTTGAAATTCTTTGGGAACAAGCACTCGAAGCAGAAATTCTTTATGAGGGAGATTGGCTTGCTGTTGAAGAAAAATTAAAACGAATACGGCAATATCAACAAGCTACGATTGGTGTGAGGTCTGTTAAATTAGCAAATTTGAGACCGTTACATCGCTTCATTGATATGCAGGAGTACGAGAGAATTCAAACCTTGGCAATTAAGCTGAGGCAACATAAAATTCCGCTTTGGAATGTTGTTACCATTGCTTCTGCAAAAAGTAAGAAGATCCTTTGTCCACCAATCATCGAGATCCATGCTGACGGACAGATAGTTTTAGATGGATTGGGGAGAGTGTATCATTCTCAACAATTAGGTGAGAGCGAACTAATTGCATGTGTTGTAGAGAATGTGTCAGAACCTATAATTGGTAAACCTTGGACATGGGATAGAGTCGAGGTAGTAAAAAACTCAGATTATACAAAAACTGAAAATTTTCAAAATCCCAACTTAGCTTATTGGAGAAGTTTTGATAGTCTTCACTCAGCTCTAGAACGTATAAGCTAGCCAAGCCGGTCACCAGCCAGCTAACACGTCAGCGCAGCGGACGGTCGAAAGCCGCTGGTGCTAAGTTCAAAGTTATCTGCCGCTGCTGGCTTTTGCCGTTAGACCGCTGTAGGAATCAATAATCCTTTAGAACTTTGAAGTTACCCATTGCCAGTTGTAAGAGATGTTTACGAATCAATAAGGAGCTACATGATGGTTCGTTCAAGATCAGTTTTAATGCTTGCATTCAGTCTTGTGGCCATGACTACTGGAGTAGTCACAGCGCAAAAGAGCCCACTTGCTCAATCGGTCAAA is a window of Leptolyngbyaceae cyanobacterium JSC-12 DNA encoding:
- a CDS encoding hypothetical protein (IMG reference gene:2510095187); this encodes MVVVAALTYLYFQIPFWNFLPEQAREFLMALITNVIPVYILFAVSYFLFRQVQWIRSNQDTEVFAKNIAHEVTTLLQEEHAITANQYSRAATGLEQIKSRDEITTANIQLIGEARQNIISFSGDLSWTTKCHQALISAVSQNVSIRILCKDPFSEESKRHIERYFRQPGIEIKYYPVGFDPDIRGLMIDTSTAKKAIFVEKVHKSLGDNYQSLGVIGDSPNYEYWGKRLNAENDMAIVSPLAKLFEILWEQALEAEILYEGDWLAVEEKLKRIRQYQQATIGVRSVKLANLRPLHRFIDMQEYERIQTLAIKLRQHKIPLWNVVTIASAKSKKILCPPIIEIHADGQIVLDGLGRVYHSQQLGESELIACVVENVSEPIIGKPWTWDRVEVVKNSDYTKTENFQNPNLAYWRSFDSLHSALERIS